The genomic interval GCTTGCCGCCGGTCAGCTTGAAATACGCCACCTGCAGCATCACCGATACGGTCTCCGCGACGAACACGCCGCCCATGATGAACAGCACGATTTCCTGCCGCGCGATGATCGCCACCGTACCCAATGCCGCGCCCAGGGCCAGCGCGCCGACATCGCCCATGAAGACTTCGGCCGGATGCGCGTTGAACCACAGGAAGCCCAGTCCGGCGCCGGCCAGCGCCGCGCAGAACACCGCCAACTCGCCGGCGCCGGGAATGTAGGGCAACAGTAGATATTTGGCGATCACGGCATGGCCGGCGACATAGGAAAAAATCCCCAGCGCCGCGCCGACCATGACCGTCGGCATGATCGCCAGCCCGTCCAGCCCATCGGTGAGATTCACCGCATTGCTCGAACCGACGATGACGAAATAGCTGAGGATCATGAAACCGAAGACCCCCAGCGGGTAGCTCACGCTCTTGAAGAAAGGCACGATCAGCGCCGCATTCTGCGGCAACTGCATGGTGAAGCCGCTTTGCACCCAGGCGGCAAACAGTTCGATCAGTTGCTCATTGCCGCGTACCGCCACGGCAAAGCCCAGGCAGATGGCGGCAAACACGGCGATGAAGGATTGCCAAAAATACTTGCTGCGCGCCGACAGTCCCTTGGGGTTGCGATGCACCACCTTGCACCAGTCATCGACCCAGCCGACGGCGCCGAAACCCAGCGTGACCAGCAGCGTGATCCAGACGAAGCGATTCGACAGATCCGCCCACAACAGGGTCGAGGCGGTGAGTGCCAGCAGTATCAGGGCGCCGCCCATGGTCGGCGTGCCGGCCTTGACCAGATGCGTCTGCGGGCCGTCATCGCGCACCGACTGGCCGATCTTCTTCGCCGCCAGCCAGCGAATCACCACCGGCCCGCAGGCGAAGGAAATCAGCAACGCCGTCATTGCCGCCAGCACGGCGCGCAAGGTGATGTAGTTGAAGACATTGAAGGCGCGGATGTCCTGCGCCAGCCATTTGGTCAGTTCAAGCAGCATGACGGCCTCCTGAAGACCAGCGATTTTGTTGGGGCTTCCGTTTCATGGCGAGACCGTCCACTGTCCATAGATTCTTCAATTCGTCTTGCTCTCGATGGCATCGGCAATGCGCTCCATTTTCATGAAGCGCGAGCCCTTGACGAGCACCGTGGTGTGCGCGTCGAGCAAGGGCCGCAGCGCCTCGATCAAGCTGGCATGGCTGCGGAAATGCTGCGCTCCCTCACCGAAATTGCGCACCGCCACGGCGGCGTATTCGCCCAGCGCCAGCAACTGGTCGATCCCCATGCTCTTGGCGTAGCCGCCGATCTCGTCGTGGAACTGCCCCGCCTGGCCGCCGACCTCGCCCATGTCGCCCATCACCAGAATCCTGCGTCCGGGCATGCTCGCCAGGACGTCGATGGCGGCGCGCATGGAGTCGGGATTGGCGTTGTAGCTATCGTCGATCAGCAAGGCGCCCCCTTGCGCGGCGCGGCGCTGCAAGCGTCCGCCGACGCCGGTATAGGCCTGCAGTCCGGCCACGACGGCATCCAGCGTGGCGCCGGCCGCCAGCGTGGCCGCAGCCGCCGCCAGCGCGTTGCGCGCATTGTGCACACCCGGCACCTGCAGGTCGATCGTTGCCGGCGCAGCAGCTTGCGGCAACTGCAAAACCAGGCGTCCGCCGAAATGCTGCGGCTGATAGCCGGCATGGATTTCAGCCTCCGCGGCGCTCAACCCAAAGCCGATCACCTTGCTGGCGCCGGCCTTGCCCGCCAGCTCGCGCCACAGTTCGGCATGCGCGTCATCGGCATTGATCACCGCGCTGCCGTCCGGCTGCAGGCCGCTGAATATCTCGCCCTTGGCGCGCGCCACGGCGGCCAGGCTGCCCAAGCCCTCGAGGTGGGCGCGCTGGGCATTGTTCACCAGCGCCACCGTCGGCGCGGCCAGGCGCGTCAGATAATCGATCTCGCCGGGATGATTCATGCCCATCTCCAGCACGGCGGCGCGATGCGTCGAACGCAGGCGCAGCAGCATCAGCGGCAGGCCGATGTCATTGTTGAGATTGCCGGCAGTGGCAAGCACCGCCGTCTGCGGATCGTCGCCGTTACGGACGGCCTGCTCGCGCAGTATCGCCGCGCACATTTCCTTGACCGTGGTCTTGCCGTTGCTGCCGGTGATGCCGATCAGCGGCAGCGTGAAACGGCGGCGCCAGTTCGCTGCCAGCGTGCCGAGCGCGCGCCGCGTGTCGACAACGACGATCAGCGGCAGACCGGCAGCCTGGGTTCCCTGCTGCTGCAGCCACGCCGCATCGACCAGCGCGCCGGCCGCGCCATCCTGCGTCAGCACTTTGCGCACGAAGTCGTGGCCGTCGAAATTTTCCCCGCGCAGGGCGATGAACAATTCGCCGGAACGAATACGGCGCGAGTCCGTGCTCACGCCGCCGACCGGCGCATCCGCACGCTCGTCAGCCAGCAGACGGCCGCCACTGCCTTGCGCGGCTTCGCCCAGCGTCATCATCTTTCGGCCCTCCACGCCGCCAGGGCAAGCTGCGCCTGCTCCAGATCGGAATAGGGCAGGCGCTGGCCGGCGATTTCCTGATAGGCCTCGTGTCCCTTGCCGGCGATCAGCAGCACATCCTGCGGCTGCAGCGTACTCACGCTGGACACGATGGCGGCAGTGCGATCGGGTTCGCTGCGGGCCGGCCTCGTCATGCCATCGAGGATGGCGGTGATGATGGCTTGCGGATTTTCGGTACGCGGATTGTCGCTGGTGACGACGATCTCGTCGGCAAAGCGTTCGGCCGCCCGTCCCATCAGCGGCCGCTTGCCGGGATCGCGATCCCCGCCGCAGCCGAAGACGCACAGCAGACGCCCTGCGCGCGCGACGGCCACTTCGCGCAATGTCATCAGCACCTGCTCCAGCGCATCCGGGGTATGGGCGTAATCGACCACCAGCAACGGCGCATCGCCGTCGGCATCGGTATTGACGATCTGCAGCCGTCCCGGCGGCGGCGTCAGCCGGGCGCAACTGGCCGACGCATCCAGCGGCGCCACGTCGGCAGCCAGCAGCGCGGCAAATACCGCCAGCAGGTTGCTGGCATTGAAACGGCCGAGCAGTGGGGCCTCGACCGCCACGGCTTCCGCCACTGCCGTGCCGGCTGCGTCGAAACTGAAACCGTTGCCGCCGACTGCCAGATTGCGGGCGACCAGCAGCTCATCGACGCTGCCGCCATGCGGACAGTTCTCATCCAGCGTATAGCCGATGCGGCGCACGCTGCGGCCGGCAAGGTTGTCGGCCAGCGCCACGCCGAGCGGATCGTCCAGATTGAAGATGGCATTGCGGATGCCGGGCAACTCAAACAGACGCGCCTTGGCCGCGCCGTAGTTGATGATGTTGCCGTGGTATTCGAGATGATCGCGGGTCAGGTTGGTGAAGATCACGGTGTCGAAATGCACGCCATCCACGCGTTTCTGATCCAGGCCGATCGAGGATACTTCCATGGCACAGGCCGTGGCACCCGCCTCTCGCAGCCCGGCCAGGGCCGCATGCACGCTGATGACATCCGGCGTGGTGTTCGCGCTATCGACCAGCGCGCCCGGCAGGCCATTGCCCAGCGTGCCGATGACGCCGCAGCGGCGGCCGAGCATGTTCAGGGCCTGCGCGATCCACTGGCTCACCGTGGTCTTGCCATTGGTGCCGGTGATGCCGCAGACCCACATTCGCGACGACGGCCGGCCGTGCATTTCGTCGGCCAGCGCGCCCAGCACCGCCTGCAAGCCGTCGACCGGCACGTTCGGCACCTTGTCCAAACGCGCGGCGCAGTCGCCGGCCGCCGCGCTTTCCCAGATGACCGCCGCCGCGCCGCGCTGCAGGGCATCCTCGATGTAATCGCGCCCATCGCCGCGCACCCCGGGCAGGGCGACAAAGATGCTGCCCTCGGTCATGCGCCGCGAATCGGCACTGATGCCGCACTCAGCCACGGTCACGCCCTGGCGCTGCAATTCGGCGAAAATTTCGCTTATGGTCATGCTGCTCACATGCTCTCCTCGACGATCGGCGCATTGGCAGTCGCCGTCAGTGTTGTCAATGCCGATTGCGCATCGGCATCGGGCGCCACCCCCAGCGTGCGCAGGCTGCCCGCCATGACCTGTGCAAATACGGGCGCCGCCACCTCGCCGCCGTAGTAACCACCGGCCGTGGGCTCATCGACCATCACGGCGATGATCAGGCGTGGATCGGAAGCCGGCGCGAAACCCGCGAAGGAAGCGATGTATTTGTTGGTATAGCCCTGGCCGGCAAGTTTGCGGGCGGTACCGGTCTTGCCGGCCACGCGATAACCCGCCACCTGCGCCTTGGGCGCGGTACCGCCGGGCATGACCACGCTTTCCAGCATGGCCCGCACCTCGCGCGCGGTTTGCGCCGAAAACACCTGCCGGCCGCTGGTCGGCGAACGCTCCAGCCGCTCCAGCGACAGTGGAATCAAATCGCCATCGCGCGCAAAAGCCATGTAGGCATGCGCCAGTTGCATCAGCGTCACCGACATGCCATGGCCATAGGCCATGGTCGCCTGCTCGATGGGGCGCCAACTGGCGTAGGGACGCAAACGGCCGCCCACTTCGCCGGGGAAGCCGAGCTTGAGCGGCATGCCGAAACCCAGCGCATCGAACATGCCCCACATCTGTTCGGCCGGCAGGCTCAGGGCCATCTTCGCCGAGCCGACATTGGAGGATTTCTGGATCACCTGCGACACGTTGATCAAGCCGTAATTATGCGTATCGTGGATGATTGCCGGACCGATCTTCAGATGACCCGGTTCCGTCTGGACCAGGGTTTCGGGACGGAAGCTGCCCTTCTCCAGCGCCAGGGCGGCAGTGAATGGCTTCATCGTCGAGCCGGGCTCGAATGTGTCGGTGAACGCCCGGTTGCGCAGGCGTTCGCCCGAAAGCTGGCTGCGGTTGTTGGGGTTGTAGGTCGGCAGATTGACCATGGCCAGAATCTCGCCCTTCTTCGCATCGAGCACCACGATGCTGCCGGCACGCGCCTTGTGCTCGGTCACCGCGCGAAGCAGATTGGCATAGGCGAGGTACTGGATCTTGGCATCGATCGCCAGCGTGATGTCCCTGCCTTCCTGCGGCTTCCGGATGCTCTCCACATCCTCGACGATTTGCCCGCGCCTGTCCTTGATGACGCGCCGGCTGCCCGGACGGCCGGCCAGTTGTTCCTGGAAGGCCAGCTCGACGCCTTCCTGGCCGACATCCTCGGCGCCGGTAAACCCGAGCAGATGCGCGGTCACCTCGGCCGCCGGATAGTAGCGGCGATACTCGCGCTGTTCATTGATGCCCGGCAGCTTCAGGGCAGCCACCTTTTCCGCCACATCCGGCGCGACCTGGCGTTTGATGAAGACGAAATCGCGCTCGCTGCCCAGCTTGTGATTCAACTCGCGCACATTCATGTCGAGCAGGGCGGCAAGCTGGCGCGCCTGGGCCGGCTGCAGCCTGGCATCCTCGGGAATCGCCCAGATCGACTTGACCGGCGTCGACACCGCCAGCGCCTCGCCATGGCGATCGAGGATGCGTCCGCGCGTGGCCGACAGCTCGATGACGCGCGAGTAGCGCGACGCGCCCTTGCCCTGCAGGAAATTGCTTTCCATGATCTGCAGATTGAAGGACCAGCCGATCAGCAGCAGGAATGATGCAATCAGCACCAGCAGTACCAGGCGCGAACGCCACAGCGGCAGCGCCGTGGACAGGACGGGGCTGTGGACGAACTTCATCGTTCTTCGCCATCCCGCCGCATTGCCGCCCGAGGCCGGACGGCTTCGATCGTCACGATCTGGCCAGCCTCAGGCAACTTCATGCGCAGCTTGTTGCGCGCGATGGACTCGATGCGCGCATGGCTGGCCCAGGTACTCTGCTCGAGTTGCAATTGTCCCCACTCCACGTCCAGATCGCGCATGTGCGCCTGCTCACGCTCGATCTCGGTGACCAGCTTGCGGGCATGATGATTGGCCGACACCGTGCCAATGGCACAGATCACCGTAACCAGCAGCAGGAACAGATTCAGGCGCAGCATGGCTTGGATTCAGTGAGGATCAAGAAGTAAGGAGGAAGGCGAGGATGAGAAGCACGCGCCGCACCACCTTGCACCTCGCGCCTCACCTCTCGCTCCCCGCTGCCTTTTCCGCCACCCGCATGACTGCGCTGCGCGCGCGCGGATTGGCGGTCGTTTCATCCACGCCTGGGAACACCGGCTTGCCGACCAGCCGCAACGCCGGCCTGGGCAGTTCGGCGGCGCGTACCGGCAGTCGTGCCGGCAGATGCGGCGGCTGCGTCTGTTCACGCATGAAACGCTTGACGATGCGATCTTCCAGCGAATGAAAGCTGATCACCACCAGCCGGCCTCCCGGCGCCAGCCGCGCCACGCACTGCGGCAAGGCTAGCGACAGCTCCTCAAGTTCCTGATTGACGTGTATCCGTAGAGCCTGAAAGCTCCTTGTCGCCGGATGCTGGCCCGGTTCGCGCGTGCGGACGGCTTTTTCCACGAGCGCGGCAAACTGTCCAGTGGTTGCAATACCGTGCTCGGCCCGAGCAGCAACAACCGCCTTTGCAATCGCATGAGCAAACCGTTCTTCGCCATAGTCCCTCACCACCCTTTCTATTTCTTGTTGAGAAGCCCGTGCCAACCATTCCGCCGCGGTTTCGCCGCGGCTCGTATCCATGCGCATGTCGAGCGGTGCATCGAAGCGAAAACTGAAACCCCGGGCCGCTTCGTCCAACTGCGGCGACGAAACGCCGATGTCCAGCAGCACGCCATCGACCTGCCCGACCGCCAAACCATCCAGCGTCGCCGCAATCCCGCTGAACGCGGCATGCTGCAACGTGAAGCGTTCATCCTTCAGCGCGCTGCCGGCGGCAATGGCCGCCGGATCGCGGTCCAGCGCGATCAGTCGCCCCTGCGGGCCGAGCCGCGCGAGAATCTCCCGGCTATGCCCGCCGCGACCGAAAGTGGCATCGACATAAATGCCATCCGCCTTGATCGCCAGCGCTTCAACCGCTTCCCGCAGCAACACGGTCCGGTGCACCAGCGGCGCACCCTTGCTCACAGCGTCAAACTCTCCAGACCGGGCGGCAGCAGCTTGTCGCCCAACGCAAAGATCGCTTCCTGCTGCGCCTGCCAGCCGGCATCGCTCCATATCTCGAAATGACTGCCCTGGCCGACCAGCCATACCTGCTTCTCCAGCGCGGCGTACTGGCGCAGTTCCGCCGGCACCAGCAGCCGGCCGGCGGCGTCCATCTCGCTGTCGGCGGCAAAACCGACCAGCAGACGGCGCAGCATCGCGGACTGGGTTTCGAGGCTGGGCGCAGCGAGGATCTTGGCGCGAATCGGCTCCCAGGCCGGCGCCGGATACAGCAGCAGACAGCGGTGCGGATGGGCGGTGAGCACCAGGCGACCCTCGCCCAGCGCCTGCAGCGCGTCACGATGCCGCGCCGGGACGGCCATGCGCCCCTTGGCATCGAGATTCAACGCTGCCGCACCCTGAAACATGCCACCCCCGCTCGTCCTGGATCCCGAATTCAGGATTCAGAATCCGACACCTGCAACGGCCCATGGCCGCATCGGTACAGGCATCAGACCCCAAATTTCCCACTTTATTACCACTTGACCCCACTTCTTCCCACTCTAGTGGAGTTTTTTTGGGTGGTCAAGAGAAAATCGGATATTTTCTTTCGGGGACAATCACTTAGGCACGAAACGGAGAGTTTCCATGGAAAATTTTTCCATGGAAATCAATAGTGTTGGAAGCCAATTCAAAAGTGAAGTATCAGGACTTTCGGCGCAACCGGCCCATTGCCGACTCTCATATCGAGGTGGCAAACATCGCCGAGAAATTTGGAAGTCCGCCGATAAGCCGGGTTCTGTCGTGGGCAGTCATTCCTCTGGGCCCGCCGTTACCGACGGGCTCTAGCAGCCTACCCGGAAGCGACGCGAGCAACGTCATGGCTTCCCTATTTGGCCTTGCCCCGGATGGGGTTTGCCGTGCCGTCCGCATTACTGCGGCCGCGGTGAGCTCTTACCTCACCATTTCACCCTTGCCTGTGCCCTGCCTGGCCGAAACCCGACAAAGCCATCGGCGGTATCTTTCTGTTGCACTTTCCGTCGCCTTGGGTCACAGCTTGCGCTGCAACTTATAGCGCCCGGCCGTTAGCCGGCATCCTGCTCTGCGGGGCCCGGACTTTCCTCCATGAGCAAGTGCTCACAGCGACTGCCTGGCGGACTTCCGGACGAGATTTTAATCGAAGGACTGAGCGACAGCCAGCGTTGGGGACATGCGTCCCGATTCCGCCCACTCCGCAACGCGCCTGCCTCAGCCCGCCCGTTGCGCCGCGTGCCTGCCTGCCCGCCGCCCGCTGAACAGGCAATCGGCGAGCGACAATCCGCTGATGTAAGTGTGCGCACACAGGCCGACGGCGTTGCGGCCGGCGGCATAGAGGTTGGGGATCGGGCTGCCGGCAACATCGAGCACCAGGCCGCTTTCTTCGTTGACGCTGAGGCCGCCGAGGGTCAACGTCGGGCAGGGAAATTTCGAGCCGATGCCGATGTCGATCGCATAGCAGGGGCCTGCATCTCCCCCCCCGATGGCCACGCGGTACTTGTCGGTCTTGGCGTATTCGTCGGGCTGACCGTCGGCGATGCGCTGATTGTAGGCGCGCAGCGTCTTTCCCAGCGCGTCGGCCGGCACGCCGATCCTGCGCGCGAGCTCGGCGGTGGTCGCGGCCTTCTGCGTGCAACGGACGATGTACATCAGGGCCATCAGCTTCTGCACCAGCGCCAGCGTGTTGTCGCTGCGCAGTTGGGCCCAGGCTTCGTCCATCAGCGGCTTGTCGAGAATCAGCCAGCCGCGCCCGCCGCTCTGCTCCAGCATGACGTCGGCCACCGTGGCGCCGTAAAGCGCTTCGTTGCACAGGCGCTGGGCCTGCGTGCCGATGGCGATGGCCTTGAGCCAGGCATGCGGCGGCGCGTAGAAGCGCCAGTAAGTGAGGCGGTCGATGCGGCCCGTCGCCGCGCCGCGCGTGAGGCCGAGGCGAATGCCGCTGCCGTTGCAATCCTCGCCGAGGGCGTGCGGCGTGAGCATCGGCGCGCCCGTCGCCTGTTCGACCATGGCCCGGTTGAAAACGAAGCCGCCGGCACTCAGCACCACGCCGCGTTTCACGCGCACGGTCTGCTCGCGATCGAAAACCCTGAAGAGCTCTGCCAGCCAGCGCAGCGGCGCCCCCGTGCGCGGCATGCCGATGTTGAGCTTGCTCGCCGCCCAGTGCAACGCGCTGCGCAGGGCTTTCAGCGGCCCGCGCTGCGGCCCCAGCCGGTAGACCACGCCGATGAGATTGTTCCGCTCGTCCACGACCAGCCGCTGCACTTCGGCATAGCATTGCAGTTCGATGTTCGGGTGGCGTCGCATGGCCGCGAACAACGGGGACATCAGCGCGCCGCCGCCGAAGTAGCCGCCGCCTTGCGTGACGTGGCCGCGCGCCGCCGGCGTGGTGTTGGCGTTGTAGGGAGCGTAAGCTTCATTGCCGGAGTGGTACAGCCCCCAGGCGCCCCCCGGAAAGGAGTTCTTTTCCTTGTAGTAGCGGCTGCCGAAGCGCACACCGTGGCTTTCCAGCCATTCTAGGTTGGCCACGCTGTCATCGCAGAAGCGGCGCAGCGTGGCATCCGTAACCACGCCGCCGACCTGAATGCGCAGGTATTCGTACATGTTGTCCGGCGTGTCCTCGATGCCGGCTTCCTGCTGCTGGCGCGTGCCGCCGCCCGCATAGACGACGCCGCCGGACAGGCGCGAAGCGCCGCCGCCGGACAGACGATCGAGCGCCAGCACATGGGTGCCATGGCTCGCCGCTTCCAACGCCGCAGCGGCACCGGCCAGCCCGAGACCGACGACGACGACATCGACCTCGCGATCCCAGGCGTACTGCCCGGGATCGGCGACGACGAGGGGCTCGGCAACAGGAACGTGGCGGTTGGCGCGGCTATCGAACTTCATGTCAGTCCCGGCTATCTATGATCAATCTGCATACAACAAGGCCGGTTGCGCGGGCTGCGCAGCCGGCCGTTTGCTTCCCGGATCACACAACGGCCTCTCCCATCCGTCGATCCGTCAATCCGGCAGAGCGATCTGCTGGCCGTTGCTGAACTGATAATCGCGGAAGACATGCTCGGCCGTCAGCAACTGGTAGTTGCCGTCGGCCAGTCGGCGCGTGGTGTCCTTGAGACGGTAGGTGTAATGGCCGCAGGTCCAGCAATCGAAGTTGCGCATGTGGGTGCACAGGCAGGTCTTGTCCTCTACCGACAGCGTCTTGGTATCCGGATTAGCTTCGAGCGCCTTGTAGTAGGCGGTGATGTAGGCGCAGTTGCCGCCTTCCAGCAGATAGCCGAAGGCTTCGCAGTTGGGGCGGATGCCCGAGCCGATCGCCGGGCAGTGCTTCAGCATGCGCATCGGATAGCCCGTGGGTGAAAGGGTATTCACCACGATGTCCTCTTCCCCGGCCTTGAAGTACTCCTGCTTGACGTCGGCCGGCAGGCCGCATTCCTCGGTGATGGTGAAGCGCGTCGATACCTGCACGGCGGCCGCGCCATTTTCCAGAAAGCCCACCGCATCGCCGCCGGTGAAAATGCCGCCCGCAGCGATCAGCGGGATGTTCAGTTCTTCCTTTTTCAGCCAGGCCTGTATTTCGGCGGTGATGGTGGCCAGGTCGTATTGCGCCCAGTCCATGCCGAAACCCAGGTGTCCGCCGGCCAGCGGCCCTTCGACGACGACATAGTCGGGAAGACGCTGCAGGCGCGCAGTCTTGCGCAGGAACAACTGCAGGGCGCGCAAGGAGGAAACGATGATGCCCAGCTTGGCATCGCGAAACCGCGGATGATCCTCGATCAAGGCGAAGGAACCCAGATGCAACCCAGCCGACAGGGTGATGCCCTCGACGCCGGCATCCAGCGCGGCCTTCAGACGCACTTGCAAGGTCTCGCGCGGCGCGTTCATGGTCAGCTTTTCCATGCAGTTCACGAACACCAGACCCGGCCCGCGCTTGGCTTCCATGGTCCGACCGACGTGCAGGCGCTGGGCTTCGGCCAGCTCGCCCAGGTCGAACTTCACTTCCGACTTGTCGGAATTGGCGACGTTGTGCTTGTAGCGCTTCAGCTTGTCGCGCACATAGTGGGTCTTGAAACGCCGGTCGGCGACGGTTGGCACCATGGCATCCGAGATATGGCCGACCCCGCCCAGGCGGGCGACTTCCAATGCCAGGGCGGCGGTCGAAATATCGACGCCCATGCCCCCGATCATGATCGGTACCAATTCATGCCGGCCGAACTGCAGGCGGAAATCATCTACTCGTTTCATTCGTGTCCTTGTGCCTTCAAGTCTCCGGCAACACCGAAGACCCGGCTTGGTGCAGCACGCTGCCGCCACGGGCCGGCCGACCCGGAAGATTGTTCAAACTTGCGGAGTGTACACTATGTACACTATTTGGTCCTATTCGACCTACTCGACCGTCACCGACTTGGCCAGATTGCGCGGCTTGTCCACATCCGTGCCCTTGACCAGGGCCACGTGGTAGGAGAGCAGTTGCAGCGGCACCACGTGCAGTACCGGCGAGAGCAATCCGTAATGCTCGGGCAGGCGCAGGATGTGCACGCCGGCGCTGGCTTCCACGGCGCTGTCGGCATCGGCAAATACATACAGCTCACCGCCGCGCGCACGCACTTCCTGCAGGTTGGACTTGAGTTTTTCCAGCAGATTGTCGTTGGGCGCCACGGAAATCACCGGCATCGACTCATCCACCAGGGCCAGCGGACCATGCTTGAGCTCGCCGGCCGGATAGCCTTCGGCATGGATGTAGGAGATTTCCTTAAGCTTCAGCGCGCCTTCCAGGGCGATCGGATAATGCAGGCCGCGACCGAGGAACAGGGCATGCTGCTTGCCGGCAAAGTCCTGCGCCCAGGCGGCGATGGCCGGCTCCAGTTCGAGCACGTGCTTGAGCGCCAGCGGCAGGTGGCGCAAGGCCGTCAGGCATTCGCTCTCGTCATTCGCCGCCAGGCGTCCCTGTTGCTTGGCCAGCGTGGCGGCGAGCAGAAACAGCGCGGCCAACTGGGTGGTGAAGGCCTTGGTCGAAGCCACGCCGATTTCCATGCCGGCGCGAGTCAGGAAGCGCAGCGCGCATTCGCGCACGATGGCCGATTCGGCGACATTGCAGATCGCCAGGGTGCGCGTCATGCCGCGCGTCTTGGCGTGCTTGAGCGCAGCCAGGGTATCGGCCGTCTCGCCGGATTGCGAAATCGCCACCACCAGTTGATCGGGATCGACCACCGAGACGCGATAGCGGTATTCGCTGGCGATTTCCACGCTGCAGGGAATGCCCGCCAGTTGCTCGATCCAGTAGCGCGCCACCAACCCGGAATGGTAGCTGGTGCCGCAGGCGAGGATCAGCACCGAGCGGGTGCTGGCGAGCGCTTCCGGCGCCGCGGCGCCAAAAAGGTTGGCGCTGAAGCTTCGGGTCGCCGCGCTGCCGAGCATTTCCAGGGTATTCGCCAGCGCCACCGGCTGCTCGAAGATTTCCTTCTGCATGTAGTGCTGGTAGTTGCCCAGCTCGACGGCATCGGCCGACAGCGCGCTTTCATGCCGGGCGCGCTCGACGGGCTGCCCCGCCTGATCGACGATGCGCTGGCCCGTCGGACCCAGTTCGGCCAGATCGCCGTCCTCCAGATAGATCATCGTCCGCGTGACCTGCAGCAGGGCCGAGGCATCGGAAGCGGCATACAGGCCATCGGCCGCGATCCCCAGCAGCAGCGGCGCGCCCTGGCGGGCGACGACGATGCCGTCCGAGCCTTCGCGCAGCACGGCGATGGCATAGGCGCCGATCAGCCGTTGCGTGGCCAGCCGCACGGCCGCGAGCAGATCGTGGCAGGAAGCCAGCAGGGAATTGATCAGATGGGCGATGACTTCGGTATCGGTTTCCGAAGTGAACACATAGCCGACGTCGGTGAGCTGGC from Sterolibacterium denitrificans carries:
- the mraY gene encoding phospho-N-acetylmuramoyl-pentapeptide-transferase, which encodes MLLELTKWLAQDIRAFNVFNYITLRAVLAAMTALLISFACGPVVIRWLAAKKIGQSVRDDGPQTHLVKAGTPTMGGALILLALTASTLLWADLSNRFVWITLLVTLGFGAVGWVDDWCKVVHRNPKGLSARSKYFWQSFIAVFAAICLGFAVAVRGNEQLIELFAAWVQSGFTMQLPQNAALIVPFFKSVSYPLGVFGFMILSYFVIVGSSNAVNLTDGLDGLAIMPTVMVGAALGIFSYVAGHAVIAKYLLLPYIPGAGELAVFCAALAGAGLGFLWFNAHPAEVFMGDVGALALGAALGTVAIIARQEIVLFIMGGVFVAETVSVMLQVAYFKLTGGKRIFRMAPLHHHFELGGWKETQVVVRFWIITIMLVLFGLSTLKIR
- a CDS encoding UDP-N-acetylmuramoyl-tripeptide--D-alanyl-D-alanine ligase; the protein is MMTLGEAAQGSGGRLLADERADAPVGGVSTDSRRIRSGELFIALRGENFDGHDFVRKVLTQDGAAGALVDAAWLQQQGTQAAGLPLIVVVDTRRALGTLAANWRRRFTLPLIGITGSNGKTTVKEMCAAILREQAVRNGDDPQTAVLATAGNLNNDIGLPLMLLRLRSTHRAAVLEMGMNHPGEIDYLTRLAAPTVALVNNAQRAHLEGLGSLAAVARAKGEIFSGLQPDGSAVINADDAHAELWRELAGKAGASKVIGFGLSAAEAEIHAGYQPQHFGGRLVLQLPQAAAPATIDLQVPGVHNARNALAAAAATLAAGATLDAVVAGLQAYTGVGGRLQRRAAQGGALLIDDSYNANPDSMRAAIDVLASMPGRRILVMGDMGEVGGQAGQFHDEIGGYAKSMGIDQLLALGEYAAVAVRNFGEGAQHFRSHASLIEALRPLLDAHTTVLVKGSRFMKMERIADAIESKTN
- a CDS encoding UDP-N-acetylmuramoyl-L-alanyl-D-glutamate--2,6-diaminopimelate ligase → MTISEIFAELQRQGVTVAECGISADSRRMTEGSIFVALPGVRGDGRDYIEDALQRGAAAVIWESAAAGDCAARLDKVPNVPVDGLQAVLGALADEMHGRPSSRMWVCGITGTNGKTTVSQWIAQALNMLGRRCGVIGTLGNGLPGALVDSANTTPDVISVHAALAGLREAGATACAMEVSSIGLDQKRVDGVHFDTVIFTNLTRDHLEYHGNIINYGAAKARLFELPGIRNAIFNLDDPLGVALADNLAGRSVRRIGYTLDENCPHGGSVDELLVARNLAVGGNGFSFDAAGTAVAEAVAVEAPLLGRFNASNLLAVFAALLAADVAPLDASASCARLTPPPGRLQIVNTDADGDAPLLVVDYAHTPDALEQVLMTLREVAVARAGRLLCVFGCGGDRDPGKRPLMGRAAERFADEIVVTSDNPRTENPQAIITAILDGMTRPARSEPDRTAAIVSSVSTLQPQDVLLIAGKGHEAYQEIAGQRLPYSDLEQAQLALAAWRAER
- a CDS encoding peptidoglycan D,D-transpeptidase FtsI family protein, producing MKFVHSPVLSTALPLWRSRLVLLVLIASFLLLIGWSFNLQIMESNFLQGKGASRYSRVIELSATRGRILDRHGEALAVSTPVKSIWAIPEDARLQPAQARQLAALLDMNVRELNHKLGSERDFVFIKRQVAPDVAEKVAALKLPGINEQREYRRYYPAAEVTAHLLGFTGAEDVGQEGVELAFQEQLAGRPGSRRVIKDRRGQIVEDVESIRKPQEGRDITLAIDAKIQYLAYANLLRAVTEHKARAGSIVVLDAKKGEILAMVNLPTYNPNNRSQLSGERLRNRAFTDTFEPGSTMKPFTAALALEKGSFRPETLVQTEPGHLKIGPAIIHDTHNYGLINVSQVIQKSSNVGSAKMALSLPAEQMWGMFDALGFGMPLKLGFPGEVGGRLRPYASWRPIEQATMAYGHGMSVTLMQLAHAYMAFARDGDLIPLSLERLERSPTSGRQVFSAQTAREVRAMLESVVMPGGTAPKAQVAGYRVAGKTGTARKLAGQGYTNKYIASFAGFAPASDPRLIIAVMVDEPTAGGYYGGEVAAPVFAQVMAGSLRTLGVAPDADAQSALTTLTATANAPIVEESM
- the ftsL gene encoding cell division protein FtsL encodes the protein MLRLNLFLLLVTVICAIGTVSANHHARKLVTEIEREQAHMRDLDVEWGQLQLEQSTWASHARIESIARNKLRMKLPEAGQIVTIEAVRPRAAMRRDGEER
- the rsmH gene encoding 16S rRNA (cytosine(1402)-N(4))-methyltransferase RsmH encodes the protein MVHRTVLLREAVEALAIKADGIYVDATFGRGGHSREILARLGPQGRLIALDRDPAAIAAGSALKDERFTLQHAAFSGIAATLDGLAVGQVDGVLLDIGVSSPQLDEAARGFSFRFDAPLDMRMDTSRGETAAEWLARASQQEIERVVRDYGEERFAHAIAKAVVAARAEHGIATTGQFAALVEKAVRTREPGQHPATRSFQALRIHVNQELEELSLALPQCVARLAPGGRLVVISFHSLEDRIVKRFMREQTQPPHLPARLPVRAAELPRPALRLVGKPVFPGVDETTANPRARSAVMRVAEKAAGSER
- the mraZ gene encoding division/cell wall cluster transcriptional repressor MraZ encodes the protein MFQGAAALNLDAKGRMAVPARHRDALQALGEGRLVLTAHPHRCLLLYPAPAWEPIRAKILAAPSLETQSAMLRRLLVGFAADSEMDAAGRLLVPAELRQYAALEKQVWLVGQGSHFEIWSDAGWQAQQEAIFALGDKLLPPGLESLTL